A single region of the Pseudomonas sp. GGS8 genome encodes:
- a CDS encoding cupin domain-containing protein: MDTGSRLKLVRESYKLSQRELARRSGVTNATISLIEQNRVSPSVSSLKKLLEGIPMSLADFFTFDQPPREHQYVFRANEQPDLGRHGLRLLLIGASVPSRQMRLLREQYAPGASSGEEPIVHAEGEECGLVTRGTVELTVDGQVSVLNAGDGYYFPTTLPHRFRNIGADEAEIISANTPANF, translated from the coding sequence ATGGACACGGGCTCACGACTCAAATTAGTACGCGAAAGCTACAAACTGTCCCAGCGCGAGCTGGCCCGGCGTAGCGGCGTTACCAATGCCACCATCTCCCTGATCGAACAGAATCGCGTCAGCCCCTCCGTCAGCTCTCTCAAAAAACTGCTCGAAGGCATTCCCATGTCTTTGGCGGACTTCTTCACCTTCGACCAACCACCACGTGAGCATCAGTACGTGTTCCGCGCCAATGAACAGCCGGATCTCGGGCGTCATGGGTTGCGGTTGTTGCTGATTGGCGCTTCGGTGCCGAGTCGGCAGATGCGGCTGTTGCGTGAGCAATACGCGCCTGGGGCGAGTTCGGGGGAAGAACCGATTGTGCATGCTGAAGGGGAGGAGTGTGGGCTGGTTACCCGTGGCACGGTTGAGCTGACTGTTGATGGTCAGGTGAGCGTGTTGAATGCCGGGGATGGGTATTACTTTCCGACAACGTTGCCGCATCGGTTTCGCAATATTGGGGCGGATGAGGCTGAAATCATCAGCGCCAACACCCCGGCTAACTTCTGA
- a CDS encoding MBL fold metallo-hydrolase: MRIHQLRSATIVLEIGPCRVIVDPMLGEQGAYPSLKVFSNRQRNPTVPLPATANVLLESITHCLITHCQKGHFDHLDRAAIKWLREKQIPVICTPHDARYLIRRGLNVASLPDDHHCPQPFLGGKIRTVTCTHGRGLVGRLMEHGVGYFIEIVGEPTLYLAGDTVLTDQIRRFVALHQPAVSVVPAGGACLDVGSEIIMGVEEVIEFTRSVAGRVIANHLEALNHCPVSREELAMAAERAEVAKRLLIPCDGEVLNIRTVRSGSRYLENGQPC, encoded by the coding sequence ATGCGGATTCATCAACTTAGAAGTGCAACCATCGTGCTTGAAATCGGCCCTTGTCGAGTCATTGTCGATCCTATGCTGGGAGAACAGGGTGCATATCCGTCTCTAAAGGTCTTCAGTAACAGGCAGCGCAATCCAACGGTGCCGTTACCAGCGACTGCAAATGTGCTGCTCGAGTCGATCACGCACTGTTTGATAACGCACTGCCAGAAAGGCCACTTCGATCATCTGGATCGGGCAGCAATAAAATGGTTGCGTGAGAAACAAATTCCAGTGATCTGTACACCGCATGACGCCAGGTACTTGATCCGGCGTGGATTGAACGTCGCATCATTGCCAGACGATCATCACTGTCCGCAGCCATTTCTCGGCGGCAAGATCAGGACTGTTACATGCACCCATGGGCGGGGGCTTGTCGGTCGACTCATGGAACATGGTGTCGGGTATTTCATCGAGATTGTGGGAGAGCCCACCCTATACCTAGCCGGCGATACGGTACTCACCGACCAGATTCGACGGTTTGTGGCTCTTCATCAGCCTGCGGTTTCGGTCGTTCCTGCCGGTGGTGCGTGTCTGGATGTCGGTAGCGAGATAATCATGGGGGTTGAAGAAGTCATCGAGTTCACACGGTCGGTTGCTGGCAGGGTCATTGCCAACCATTTGGAGGCCCTTAATCATTGTCCGGTGTCCCGCGAAGAGCTAGCAATGGCGGCAGAGCGCGCGGAAGTCGCTAAGCGATTGCTCATCCCATGTGACGGTGAGGTACTGAATATCCGAACCGTAAGGAGCGGGAGTAGGTACCTGGAAAATGGCCAGCCCTGCTGA
- a CDS encoding SDR family oxidoreductase, with product MSVECFVTGGTGFIGQHLVAYLSAKGHTIRVLMRRPERLAALRKQVDNLGGCATRVFAVAGDLERDNLGLSLADREVLRHARVIFHLGAHFAWGLSVEHSRAVNVEGAKRVALLAAEQKSRLVMIGGYMLKNHEHLQRIGIDPRHPELTNWPAVYRHVGGYEGSKLEAHFATLEVMSAKGGEITVVHPATVCGHSRTGHILDGQPLVELIRNLVQGKLTAVPGTAEHWLPLVTVDYLVELVAVCAFDPAMAGQELLALDDQTPNLRELLVQVAQPIGLKSPKHYISLRLLKLLLSIPPVARFLNTKAEALDFIQTTRFDTAAVEQFANRHGIAKPDIRQSLQHTATFVNSYCIAKGKAR from the coding sequence ATGAGCGTGGAATGCTTTGTCACGGGGGGTACCGGCTTCATCGGTCAACATTTGGTGGCGTACCTGAGTGCAAAAGGTCACACCATTCGGGTGTTGATGCGTCGCCCAGAGCGACTAGCTGCACTGCGCAAGCAAGTCGACAATCTGGGAGGGTGCGCAACCCGGGTATTTGCCGTAGCTGGCGATCTGGAACGGGACAACCTCGGGCTGAGTCTTGCTGACCGAGAAGTGCTAAGGCACGCCAGAGTCATATTCCACCTAGGCGCCCACTTCGCATGGGGGCTTTCAGTGGAGCATTCTCGTGCAGTGAATGTGGAAGGGGCAAAGCGCGTGGCGCTGTTGGCGGCTGAGCAAAAAAGCCGGTTAGTGATGATCGGCGGCTACATGCTGAAAAATCATGAACATCTGCAACGCATCGGAATTGATCCTCGTCATCCGGAGTTGACGAATTGGCCTGCCGTCTACCGACATGTCGGTGGTTACGAGGGGAGCAAGCTGGAGGCGCATTTTGCGACCCTGGAGGTCATGTCCGCCAAGGGCGGGGAGATTACCGTTGTCCACCCCGCGACGGTTTGTGGCCACAGCCGCACGGGACATATCCTTGACGGTCAGCCGCTGGTGGAGCTGATACGCAACCTTGTGCAGGGAAAGCTGACTGCAGTGCCCGGTACCGCCGAGCACTGGCTGCCACTGGTCACCGTGGATTACCTGGTTGAGCTGGTGGCGGTTTGTGCTTTTGATCCTGCCATGGCGGGCCAGGAACTGCTGGCGCTTGATGACCAAACTCCCAACTTGCGAGAACTCCTGGTACAGGTGGCACAACCCATTGGCTTAAAGTCTCCCAAGCATTACATTTCGCTCCGATTGCTGAAGTTGCTACTGAGTATTCCTCCCGTCGCGCGGTTTTTGAATACAAAAGCCGAAGCCTTGGACTTTATCCAGACCACTCGTTTTGATACAGCGGCGGTCGAGCAATTTGCCAACAGGCATGGAATAGCCAAACCGGATATACGTCAGTCTTTGCAGCACACTGCAACGTTCGTCAACTCATATTGCATAGCCAAGGGCAAGGCCCGCTGA
- a CDS encoding MerR family transcriptional regulator, whose protein sequence is MKIGELEARSGASRHTLRYYEQIGLISPLRRTNNYRVYTAQTLQDLHFIQRAQSMGFSLGEIGEILDAQRNKLIDCADGAKLIEKKMAEIKQKIANFQSVYRYLDEERAKLEASAAKQLELQQLNNSSN, encoded by the coding sequence ATGAAAATCGGCGAACTCGAGGCCCGCAGCGGCGCCAGCCGCCATACGCTGCGTTACTACGAGCAAATCGGCCTGATCTCACCGCTGCGGCGAACTAACAACTATCGCGTTTACACAGCGCAAACTCTTCAGGATCTGCACTTTATCCAGCGCGCGCAAAGCATGGGGTTTTCCCTGGGGGAAATAGGCGAGATTCTGGATGCGCAGCGGAACAAGCTGATCGATTGTGCTGACGGCGCTAAGCTAATTGAAAAGAAGATGGCAGAAATCAAACAGAAAATCGCCAACTTCCAAAGCGTTTATCGGTATCTGGATGAAGAGCGTGCAAAGCTCGAAGCCAGTGCTGCCAAGCAACTTGAGCTTCAGCAGCTGAACAACTCTTCCAACTGA
- a CDS encoding ShlB/FhaC/HecB family hemolysin secretion/activation protein has protein sequence MYPPALVARLCLALLCLSPLTLAHAAPTPGETDLIRERQDRLLDEQRRRLEELKELPGKAAKPAPPTAPADARCFPIQDIELKGADSLSDSEKNRLLKPYIGQCLGVTQLNELLKVITDLYIEKGLVTSRAYLPPQDLSAGHLKVLVVEGRLEGLKGAEGSQLSDRELGMAFPGKSGELVNLREIEQMVDQLNRLPSNQAQMELSPGKNVGGSEVLVKNTPQKPWRAGLSRSNDGQRSTGEQQWGTTFDWDSPLGLADQLMLRGGHDAMSDHQHTSNNAMLNYSLPWGWWNFSYTYSQSEYRSQAQANGFNFKQTGDSENHQLRAERVIHRDALSKTSLSTGLSYLRTNNFIEDSKLRLSSNRISEAQFGINHGRRVGSAFVNLDLGMQQGIGAFDAQGNGDPGPGEPNARYRKYTATASYLQPFKLWGESFSFSSLMTGQRSEDVLFSPQRMSLGGQSSIRGYKDQSLSGDSGGYWRNDLRWSRPITLEWLHPVFAEYGTSLGYDQGVIRGDRYNGDQHGRMSSDSWELFARGQHVAASVTFAHSLERPDVLTEREAPIYFRVDFFL, from the coding sequence ATGTACCCACCCGCCCTCGTGGCGAGGTTGTGCCTGGCTTTGCTGTGCCTTTCTCCGCTAACTCTTGCTCACGCTGCACCCACCCCCGGTGAAACCGATCTGATCCGCGAACGTCAGGATCGCTTGCTCGACGAGCAGCGTCGGCGTCTCGAGGAGCTCAAGGAATTACCCGGCAAGGCAGCCAAACCCGCGCCTCCGACGGCCCCGGCCGACGCCCGGTGTTTCCCCATCCAGGACATCGAACTCAAAGGCGCCGACAGTCTTTCGGACAGCGAGAAAAATCGCCTGCTCAAGCCTTACATAGGTCAGTGCCTGGGCGTTACGCAGCTCAACGAACTGCTGAAAGTCATCACCGATCTGTACATCGAGAAAGGCCTGGTCACCAGCCGTGCCTACTTGCCGCCGCAGGATTTGTCCGCCGGGCATCTGAAGGTGCTGGTGGTCGAGGGCCGGCTCGAAGGGTTGAAGGGCGCGGAGGGCAGCCAGCTGTCGGACCGCGAACTGGGGATGGCTTTTCCTGGCAAGAGCGGGGAGCTGGTCAATCTGCGGGAAATCGAGCAGATGGTGGATCAGCTCAACCGCTTGCCGTCGAATCAGGCGCAGATGGAATTGTCCCCGGGCAAGAACGTCGGTGGCAGTGAAGTGCTGGTCAAGAACACGCCGCAGAAGCCGTGGCGCGCCGGGTTGTCGCGCAGTAACGACGGCCAGCGCAGCACCGGCGAGCAACAGTGGGGCACGACGTTCGATTGGGACAGCCCGCTGGGCCTGGCCGATCAGTTGATGCTGCGCGGCGGTCACGATGCGATGAGCGATCACCAGCACACCTCCAACAACGCGATGCTCAATTACAGCCTGCCGTGGGGCTGGTGGAACTTCAGTTACACCTACAGCCAGAGCGAATATCGCTCGCAAGCCCAGGCCAACGGTTTCAATTTCAAGCAAACCGGCGACAGCGAAAACCATCAGTTGCGCGCCGAGCGGGTGATCCATCGCGACGCCCTGAGCAAGACGTCTCTCAGCACCGGCCTCTCGTACCTGCGCACCAACAACTTCATCGAAGACAGCAAGCTCAGGCTGAGCAGCAACCGCATCAGCGAAGCACAGTTCGGCATCAATCACGGCCGGCGGGTCGGCAGTGCGTTCGTCAACCTCGACCTGGGCATGCAACAAGGCATCGGCGCGTTCGACGCCCAGGGTAACGGCGATCCGGGCCCCGGCGAGCCGAACGCCCGTTACCGCAAATACACCGCCACCGCGAGTTATCTGCAGCCGTTCAAGCTGTGGGGCGAGTCCTTCAGTTTCAGCAGCCTGATGACCGGCCAGCGCAGCGAAGACGTGCTGTTCAGCCCGCAGCGCATGAGCCTGGGCGGGCAGTCGTCGATCCGCGGTTACAAGGACCAGTCCTTGTCCGGCGACAGTGGTGGCTACTGGCGCAACGACCTGCGCTGGAGCCGCCCGATCACTTTGGAATGGCTGCACCCGGTGTTCGCCGAATACGGCACCAGCCTGGGTTACGACCAGGGCGTGATCCGTGGTGACCGCTATAACGGCGATCAGCACGGGCGCATGTCCAGCGACTCGTGGGAGCTGTTCGCCCGAGGTCAGCATGTGGCGGCCAGCGTGACCTTTGCCCATTCCCTGGAACGCCCTGACGTGCTGACCGAGCGCGAAGCGCCGATCTACTTCCGCGTGGATTTCTTCCTCTAA